The window TACGAGGCCCGAGATGTAGCGGCACCAATTCTGGGCCCAGTGACATCATGGAATCCCGGGGGTTGAGGAGATGAAGCGCACCACGTGTCCCTTTGACTGCTGGGATGCCTGCGGCGCACTGGTCGACGTTGGCCCGGGGAACGCGGCCACCCTCCGGGGAGATCCGGGTCACCCGTTCTCCCGGGGCACCATCTGCGGGAAACTGGCTTCCTATCCCGCCTTCCTCCGCTCGGGAGATCGTCTCACCCGCCCCCTGCTGCGGGAGGGAACTCGCTGGCGCGAGGTAAGCTGGGATGACGCCCTCGACCTGTGCGTGCGCGAGCTGGAAGAGGCAATGCGGGCCGGACCCGACGCCATCCTGTTCGATCTGGGCAACGCCAACTGCGGCGTCCTGCGCTTCGCCGGGCAGCGGTTCTTCCGCTTGCTGGGAGCCACCGTCACCACAGGCAGCCTGTGCGACATCGCAGGAGAAAAGGGTCTGCAACGCACCGCCGGGGCATGTCTCTCCCACCCCCCCTCTGACGTACTCAACAGCCGCGCCGTGATCCTGTGGGGAAGGAACCCTGCCGCCACCAACATCCACTTCTGGCGGTTCGTGCAGGATGCCCGACGCCGCGGGGCGCAGGTGGCGGCTGTAGACGTATATCCTTCCGCCACCGCCCGCCGAGCCGACCTCTTCCTATGCATCAGGCCGGGGACCGATGTGTACCTGGTCCTGGGCGTGGCTCGCGCCCTGCGCGACCTGGATCTCTTCGACCGCGACTTTCTCGCCGCTCACACCAGTGGGACGGAAGATTTCATGCCCATTGTCGATTCCCTGACCGTGGCCGAAGCAGCAAGAGCGTGCGACGTGGATCCCGACCAGATTTACCAGCTGGCCCGCCTGTATGCAGTGCGTCCTGCGTCCACCTGGCTGGGGATGGGTATGCAGCATTACCGGTGGGGGATGACAGCCGCTTCCTTCGTGGCCGCCCTGGGGGCGCTGGCCGGTCAGTTTGGCGTACCGGGGGGCGGAGTGTCCTTCTTCACCGCCAGCCTCACCCCATTCAACCTGGACTGGGCAAACCCGCCTCCCCTCCCCGGAGTGCAGCCCGGAAGCCGCCTGGTGCGCAAACCTGCTCTGGCCGCCGACCTCCTTGCGGGCCCTCCTTACCACGTCGCATGGTTCCAGGCCAGCAACATCGCCAAACAGGCCCCCGACTCGGCCGCTACAGCCCGCGCTCTGGCCAAAGTGGGATTCAAGGTAGCAGTGGAGTTGCGCATGAGCGAGACAGCCAGCCTCTGTGACCTGGTCCTGCCCGCTGCTTCCTTCCTGGAATACGAGAACGTGCGCGGGTCATACGGCACCCCCTGGGTGGGACACATGCCCGCCGTCGTACCGCCGCCGGCAGATTGCCGGTCCGAGCCAGACATTTACGCGGAATTGGCCCGTCGGCTGGGCTGCGAGTCGGAGTACCTGGCAGACGGCGGGCCGGAGGAATGGATCCACCGGGCACTGGCACCTCTGCAACGGCACGGAATCAGCCTGGAATCCTTGCGGCAAAAGGGAGGCACAGCGGTCACCGGAGACAACGCCTATCCCGCCCTCCCCTTCGCCGGGGGCATTTTCCCCACCCTGGACGGCCGCTTCCACTTTCCTACCCGGGAGGACTTCCAGCGCTACCTGACGCTCCAAAGCCAGTGGGACGAGGAGCAGGAGCCCGCGCGGTACCCGCTGCACCTCATCACCCCCAAGTCGCCGAGCCGCATCAATTCCCACGCCGCCACCGCGCAAGGCGATGCCGCTCCCAGCGCACGGCCCACCGGCACACTGGACGATCCGGGCACACCGGAGGAAGCCGCAGGGAATGGCGGGCTGCCGGTTGCCACCACTCACCCCTCCCACCTGCCGCAGGGACAGGATACGGCTCTGCTCGTCACCCCGTTGGGACGGATACGTGTCCGGCTCGTCGCTGATCCGGAGATGAAGCCGGGCATCGTGGTCATCGAGCAAGGCGGTCAGGTGCCGGGCACCATCGGGATCAACGCCCTGACACCGGCCACGGTATCGGAGGATGGGGAAGGCGCCTGCTACTACGAGGCCCGCTGCCGCCTCGAGCCATAGATTGCCGTGCCAGGGCGGGTACGGGTCGCCCCGGATCCTGCCCCTCCTGGACTACGGGACGATAGCACGCCACCCCAAGGTGTTCGTGGGATACAGCGACATCACCGCCATCCACTGCGCCCTGGCCTGACGGGGCTTTGTCCCGGCCGGGTCACCGGGCCCATCATCGGGGGTAACCTCTCCCTCCTCGTTATGAGAATCCTCCTCGCCACCCCCGCAGTCGCGGCTAACCTGCTCACGCAGGGACCGCCAGCACCTGCTCCCTGGTGCGGTTTGAACCTCATGCTGCCGGGAAGGCCGGCAGGAACCGTACGAACCTGCTGTCGAACCAACCTGCAGGCCGGCATCGGCGGTCACGCGGCGATGCGACACGCCGTTCACCCCTGGCACGGGTGGCCGGGAAGGGAGGGGCTATCGTGGAAACTGCGGACGTCGTAATCGTGGGCGGCGGCATCATGGGCTGGTGTACGGCATACAACCTGCTGGCGGGCAGGTTCCCGGGCCGCGTGGTGGTCGTGGAGCGGGATCACCTGCGCCGCCACACCTCTACCTGCCTGGCGTTAGGGGGCTTTCGCCAGCAATTCGGTACCGAAATCAACATTCGCGTCGTCCGCCAGTCGGTCTCGTTTTACGAGAACTTCGCCGAGTTCATGGAAACGCCTGACGGCCGGCCGGACATCTCCCTCCGCCAAAGGGGATACCTTTTCCTCGCCAGCGAAAAGACCTGGCCGGCATTCCTGCGGCGTCACGAACTGCAAGCGCGCCTCGGCGTAGAGGTCACGCTGCTCACTCCCCAGCAGGCAAAGGAACTGGTGCCCGAACTTGACCTCGAAGGAGTGGTGGGGGCCGCGTTCTGCCCACGAGACGGTTACCTGGATCCTCACGCCGTGCTCCAGGGGTTCGAGGCAAAAGCACGATACCTGGGAGCGGAGTGCATATATGAGGAGGCAGTAGCCATAGAGCGGGATGCTGCAGGCGTAAAGTCAGTGCGGACGACGGGGCGCACTATTGCCACCCGTGCCGTGGTAAATGCGGCCGGTGCCTGGGCGGGAGAACTGGCTCGCCTGGCGGGAGTGGATGTGCCCGTCCGGCCGTGGCGCCGCCAGGTCTACGTGTGCCGAGCGCCAGCCGCCGCCGGGCGTGAGTTCCCCATGGTGGTGGACATGACGGGAGTCCACTTCCGCAGCGAGACGGGAGACCTCATCGTCGTGGGAGGCGCCACTTCCAGCGACACCGTGACTTTCGACGCGACATGGGATCGGTCTGCATTCGTTGACGAGATATGGCCCGCCCTGGCCACCAGGGTGCCGTGCTTCGATGCGCTCCGCCTGGAAAACGGATGGGCCGGCCTTTACGACGAAAA of the Bacillota bacterium genome contains:
- a CDS encoding FAD-binding oxidoreductase; this encodes METADVVIVGGGIMGWCTAYNLLAGRFPGRVVVVERDHLRRHTSTCLALGGFRQQFGTEINIRVVRQSVSFYENFAEFMETPDGRPDISLRQRGYLFLASEKTWPAFLRRHELQARLGVEVTLLTPQQAKELVPELDLEGVVGAAFCPRDGYLDPHAVLQGFEAKARYLGAECIYEEAVAIERDAAGVKSVRTTGRTIATRAVVNAAGAWAGELARLAGVDVPVRPWRRQVYVCRAPAAAGREFPMVVDMTGVHFRSETGDLIVVGGATSSDTVTFDATWDRSAFVDEIWPALATRVPCFDALRLENGWAGLYDENPIDHNAIIGCHPELPGFYLINGFSGHGLMQGPAAGRGLAELIMWGEYRTIDLSELSPSRFDTGHLIVEEAVI
- a CDS encoding molybdopterin-dependent oxidoreductase, encoding MKRTTCPFDCWDACGALVDVGPGNAATLRGDPGHPFSRGTICGKLASYPAFLRSGDRLTRPLLREGTRWREVSWDDALDLCVRELEEAMRAGPDAILFDLGNANCGVLRFAGQRFFRLLGATVTTGSLCDIAGEKGLQRTAGACLSHPPSDVLNSRAVILWGRNPAATNIHFWRFVQDARRRGAQVAAVDVYPSATARRADLFLCIRPGTDVYLVLGVARALRDLDLFDRDFLAAHTSGTEDFMPIVDSLTVAEAARACDVDPDQIYQLARLYAVRPASTWLGMGMQHYRWGMTAASFVAALGALAGQFGVPGGGVSFFTASLTPFNLDWANPPPLPGVQPGSRLVRKPALAADLLAGPPYHVAWFQASNIAKQAPDSAATARALAKVGFKVAVELRMSETASLCDLVLPAASFLEYENVRGSYGTPWVGHMPAVVPPPADCRSEPDIYAELARRLGCESEYLADGGPEEWIHRALAPLQRHGISLESLRQKGGTAVTGDNAYPALPFAGGIFPTLDGRFHFPTREDFQRYLTLQSQWDEEQEPARYPLHLITPKSPSRINSHAATAQGDAAPSARPTGTLDDPGTPEEAAGNGGLPVATTHPSHLPQGQDTALLVTPLGRIRVRLVADPEMKPGIVVIEQGGQVPGTIGINALTPATVSEDGEGACYYEARCRLEP